A single window of Nicotiana sylvestris chromosome 3, ASM39365v2, whole genome shotgun sequence DNA harbors:
- the LOC138887384 gene encoding uncharacterized protein, with protein sequence MDSLTRHIQEEVPWCLLFADDIVLIDETQGGVNERLEVWRHTLESKGFKLSRTKTEYLECKFSGFTEEADGDGKFYKVVVRPTMLYGAECWPVKKSHVQHMKVADMRMLRWMCGNTRLDRIRNEVIRDKVGETPVEAKMREARLRWFRYVKRRSIDAPVRRCERLALGGERRGRGRPKKSWVK encoded by the exons ATGGATTCTTTGACGCGTCACATCCAAGAGGAGGTACCTTGGTGCTTGTTATTTGCGGATGACATAGTCTTGATTGATGAGACGCAAGGTGGCGTTAACGAAAGGCTGGAGGTCTGGAGACATACTctagagtctaagggtttcaagttgagcaggaccaagacagaatacttggagtgcaagttcagtggtTTTACCGAGGAGGCGGACGGGGAT ggtaagttctacaaggtagtggtcagaccgactatgttgtatggggcagagtgttggccagtcaaaaaGTCACATGTCCAGCATATGAAAGTAGCGGatatgaggatgttgagatggatgtgtgggaaTACTAGATTGGAtagaattaggaatgaagttattcgggacaaGGTGGGAGAGACCCCTGTGGAGGCAAAGATGCGTGAGGCAAGGTTGAGATGGTTTAGGTATGTTAAGAGGAGAAGCATAGATGCCCCAGTCAGGAGATGTGAGAGGTTGGCCTTGGGAGGTGAGAGGAGGGGTAGAGGTAGACCTAAGAAGTCTTGGGTgaagtga
- the LOC104235402 gene encoding probable cinnamyl alcohol dehydrogenase 1 codes for MGSLEVEKKTIGWAAKDPSGVLSPYSYTLRKTGPEDVEIKVLCCGLCHTDLHQVKNDLGMSNYPMVPGHEVVGEVVEVGSNVAKFNVGDTVGVGVLVGCCRSCRPCNQDIEQYCNNRIWSYNDVYSDGKPTQGGFATSMIVDQKFVVKIPDGMSPEQAAPLLCAGLTVYSPLNHFGLKQSGLRGGILGLGGVGHMGVKIAKAMGHHITVISSSDRKKEEALEHLGADEYLVSSDTTRMQEAADSLDYIIDTIPVFHPLEPYISLLKLDGKLILMGVINTPMQFITPMVMLGRKTITGSFIGSMKETEEVLEFCKEKGLTSQIEVVKMDYVNTAMERLEKNDVRYRFVVDVAGSKIDQ; via the exons ATGGGTAGTTTGGAAGTTGAGAAGAAAACCATAGGCTGGGCTGCCAAAGATCCTTCCGGTGTTCTGtcaccctattcctacactctcAG AAAGACAGGCCCTGAAGATGTTGAAATCAAGGTGTTGTGCTGTGGACTCTGTCATACTGATCTTCACCAGGTCAAGAATGATCTTGGCATGTCCAATTACCCCATGGTTCCTGG ACATGAAGTGGTTGGTGAAGTTGTggaggttggatccaatgtcgcCAAGTTCAATGTGGGAGACACTGTTGGAGTAGGCGTGCTCGTCGGATGTTGCAGGAGCTGCCGCCCTTGCAACCAAGACATTGAGCAATACTGCAATAATAGGATCTGGAGCTACAATGATGTCTACTCTGATGGCAAACCTACCCAAGGCGGATTTGCTACTTCTATGATTGTTGATCAAAA GTTTGTGGTAAAAATTCCAGATGGTATGTCACCAGAACAGGCAGCACCTCTTTTATGTGCAGGGTTGACAGTGTACAGCCCATTGAACCATTTTGGATTGAAACAAAGTGGATTAAGAGGAGGCATTTTGGGATTGGGAGGAGTGGGACATATGGGAGTGAAGATAGCAAAGGCGATGGGGCATCATATTACTGTTATTAGCTCTTCTGACAGGAAGAAAGAGGAGGCCTTGGAACATCTTGGCGCGGATGAGTACCTCGTTAGCTCGGACACCACACGGATGCAAGAGGCTGCTGATTCACTTGACTACATCATTGACACTATCCCTGTGTTCCACCCTCTTGAGCCTTATATTTCTCTCCTCAAACTGGATGGCAAATTAATCTTGATGGGGGTTATCAATACCCCCATGCAGTTTATCACCCCCATGGTTATGCTCGGGAGGAAGACAATCACTGGAAGCTTCATTGGGAGCATGAAGGAAACAGAGGAAGTGCTTGAGTTCTGCAAAGAAAAAGGGCTGACTTCCCAGATTGAGGTGGTGAAAATGGATTATGTCAACACTGCCATGGAGAGGTTGGAGAAAAATGATGTCAGGTACAGATTTGTGGTCGATGTTGCTGGAAGCAAGATTGACCAGTAA